From a single Bufo bufo chromosome 9, aBufBuf1.1, whole genome shotgun sequence genomic region:
- the RPL5 gene encoding 60S ribosomal protein L5 codes for MGFVKVVKNKAYFKRYQVKFRRRREGKTDYFARKRLVVQDKNKYNTPKYRMIVRVTNRDIICQIAYAKIEGDTIVCAAYSHELAKYGIKVGLTNYAAAYCTGLLMARRLLNKFGLDKVYEGQVEVTGDEYNVESIDGQPGAFTCYLDAGLTRTTTGNRVFGALKGAVDGGLSIPHSTKRFPGFDSESKEFNAEVHRKHILGQNVAEYMRLLMEEDEEAYKKQFSQYIKNGITADQMEEMYKKAHATIREDPVHVKKPEREVKKKRWNRAKMSLAQKRDRIAQKKASFLRAQEKMADS; via the exons ATG GGGTTCGTGAAAGTTGTGAAGAACAAGGCTTACTTCAAGCGCTACCAGGTCAAGTTCCGCAGAAGGAGAG aGGGCAAGACTGACTACTTTGCCCGTAAGAGACTGGTTGTCCAGGACAAGAACAAGTACAACACCCCAAAGTACAGGATGATTGTCCGCGTCACCAACAGAGACATCATTTGCCAG ATTGCTTATGCCAAGATTGAAGGTGATACAATCGTCTGTGCCGCATACTCCCATGAGCTTGCCAAGTATGGCATCAAGGTTGGGCTGACAAACTATGCTGCAGCTTACTGCACAGGACTGCTGATGGCCCGCAGG CTTCTAAACAAGTTCGGCCTTGACAAGGTCTATGAAGGCCAAGTGGAAGTTACTGGTGACGAGTATAATGTGGAAAGCATCGACGGACAGCCTGGCGCATTCACCTGTTACCTGGACGCTGGTCTGACCAGAACCACAACTGGAAACAGAGTATTTGGGGCTTTGAAGGGAGCTGTTGATGGTGGCCTCTCCATTCCCCACAG CACAAAACGATTCCCCGGCTTCGACTCGGAGAGCAAAGAGTTCAATGCCGAAGTCCACCGCAAACACATACTGGGCCAGAACGTGGCGGAGTACATGCGCCTCTTGatggaggaagatgaggaagcaTACAAAAAGCAGTTCTCTCAGTACATAAAGAATGGCATCACAGCAGACCAA ATGGAAGAGATGTACAAAAAGGCTCACGCCACTATCAGGGAAGACCCAGTCCATGTAAAGAAACCAGAGAGAGAAGTCAAAAAGAAGAG GTGGAATCGTGCCAAAATGTCTCTGGCACAAAAGAGAGACCGCATTGCCCAGAAAAAAGCAAGCTTTCTCAGGGCTCAGGAGAAGATGGCAGACAGCTAA